In Drosophila miranda strain MSH22 chromosome Y unlocalized genomic scaffold, D.miranda_PacBio2.1 Contig_Y3_pilon, whole genome shotgun sequence, a single window of DNA contains:
- the LOC117194463 gene encoding probable cytochrome P450 12a4, mitochondrial, with amino-acid sequence MFMPGGKYKNKDLAELIMAMREDYGSIHVVPGIMGGPPMLSTHNPKDFEVVFRHEGTWPNRPGADALLYHRQTHRKDFFQGVEGVAPTQGKAWGDFRSAVNPVLMQPKNARPYYKKMSQVNQEFVQRIKAIRDASTLEVPDNFIDTINRWTLESVSVVALDRQLGLLKESNKRIEATKLFHFLEDFFKVSADLELKPSAWRMFKTPKLMKMMNILDTILYIISA; translated from the exons ATGTTCATGCCAGGGGGTAAATATAAGAACAAGGACCTTGCGGAGTTGATAATGGCCATGCGCGAAGACTATGGCAGCATTCATGTTGTGCCAGGCATCATGGGAGGACCTCCCATGTTGAGTACACACAATCCCAAGGACTTCGAGGTAGTATTCCGGCACGAGGGCACGTGGCCAAACAGGCCTGGCGCCGACGCTCTTTTGTACCATCGGCAGACGCACAGAAAGGATTTCTTTCAGGGCGTCGAGGGCGTCGCACCAACCCAAGGAAAGGCGTGGGGCGACTTTCGATCGGCTGTAAATCCAGTCCTCATGCAGCCCAAGAACGCGAGGCCTTACTACAAGAAAATGTCCCAGGTCAATCAGGAATTTGTGCAGCG CATTAAAGCCATCCGTGATGCCAGCACTCTAGAGGTTCCTGATAACTTCATAGACACCATCAATCGCTGGACCCTGGAGTCAGTCTCCGTCGTGGCATTGGACAGGCAGTTGGGACTGCTGAAGGAGTCGAACAAAAGGATCGAAGCCACAAAGCTTTTCCACTTCTTGGAAGATTTCTTTAAAGTATCTGCTGATCTGGAGCTGAAGCCCTCCGCCTGGCGCATGTTCAAAACGCCCAAACTGATGAAAATGATGAACATTCTCGACACCATTCTGTACATTATATCGGCATGA